Proteins found in one Micropterus dolomieu isolate WLL.071019.BEF.003 ecotype Adirondacks linkage group LG10, ASM2129224v1, whole genome shotgun sequence genomic segment:
- the LOC123978273 gene encoding protein NLRC3-like, whose product MNECSSLSMLLCLCEGVGSAMNQCEDREEGVPPSKSTLCGEHDSQTKAQSPEQQQGPDSAGPGPVPGPSCVSIKSDWSMGRSIEFKGGHHSADQRVDEQSSEVPSGQSAQQHQTDLDSIFMLLQENIGRFVKNEVKKFQRVLGPDYPECLESQREEEEVLDVEEGEQRRSSREAFLKITLHFLRRMKQEELAERLQSITLDWAEDKANQDIQFTFPFTFRELNVLKEKKYSLVELVHHFFTETKEAGICSFEEFQVVFIFDGLDECRLPLDFHNNEVLTDVTESTSVDVLLTNLIRGNLLPSARLWITTRPAAANQIPPECVDMVTEVRGFTDPQKEEYFRKRFRDEEQASRIISHIKTSQSLHIMCHIPVFCWITATVLEEVLKTRKRGELPKTLTEMYIHFLVVQSKLKNIKYDGGAETDQHWSPESRKMIESLGKLAFEQLQKGNLIFYESDLTECGIDIRAASVYSGVFTQIFKEERGLYQDKVFCFVHLSVQEFLAALHVHLTFINSGVNLLAEEQSTSRRSKVFRDKPKLTHLYQSAVDKALQSPNGQLDLFLRFLLGLSLQTNQTVLRGLLTQTGSSSKTNWETVKYIKKKISENLSPERSINLFHCLNELKDRSIVNEIRWYLRSGSLSTDKLSPAQWSALVFILLSSEKDLNVFDLKKYSASEEALLRLLPVVKASNKAL is encoded by the exons ATGAATGAGTGCAGCTCTCTcagcatgttgttgtgtttgtgtgaaggtgtgGGCTCTGCTATGAatcagtgtgaggacagagaggagggagtccctccctctaaaagcactctgtgtggggaacatgacagccagaccaaagctcagag cccagagcagcagcagggaccagactctgctggacctggacctgtacctggacccagctgtgtgtccatcaAGAGTGACTGGTCTATGGGCAGATCTATTGAGTTCAAAGGTGGACACCACTCTGCTGATCAAAG AGTTGATGAGCAGAGCTCAGAGGTTCCCAGTGGTCAGTCTGCCCAGCAGCATCAAACAGACCTGGACTCCATATTTATG CTGCTCCAGGAAAACATTGGCAGGTTTGTGAAGAACGAGGTGAAGAAGTTCCAGAGAGTTCTGGGTCCAGATTACCCAGAATGCTTAGAGagtcagagggaggaggaggaggtgttggACGTTGAGGAgggggagcagaggaggagcagcagagaggcatttctgaagatcacactgcacttcctgaggagaatgaagcaggaggagctggctgAGCGTCTGCAGAGCA tcactctggactgggctgaagacaaagccaaccaggacatacagttcacatttccattcactttcagagagctgaatgtgctgaaagagaaaaagtacagcttggtggaacttgttcatcacttctttactgaaaccaaagaagcaggaatctgcagctttgaagagttccaggttgtgttcatctttgacggtctggatgagtgtcgacttcctctggacttccacaacaatgaggtcctgactgatgttacagagtccacctcagtggatgtgctgctgacaaacctcatcagggggaacctgcttccctctgctcgcctctggataaccacacgacctgcagcagccaatcagatccctcctgagtgtgttgacatggtgacagaggtcagagggttcactgacccacagaaagaggagtacttcaggaagagattcagagatgaggagcaggccagcagaatcatctcccacatcaagacatcacaaagtctccacatcatgtgccacatcccagtcttctgctggatcactgctacagttctggaggaggTGTTGAAAACCAGAAAGAGAGGtgagctgcccaagaccctgactgagatgtacatccacttcctggtggttcagtccaaactgaagaacatcaagtatgatggaggagctgagacagaTCAGCACTGGAgtccagagagcaggaagatgattgagtctctgggaaaactggcctttgagcagctgcagaaaggcaacctgatcttctatgaatcagacctgacagagtgtggcatcgatatcagagcagcctcagtgtactcaggagtgttcacacagatctttaaagaggagagagggctgtaccaggacaaggtgttctgcttcgtccatctcagcgttcaggagtttctggctgctcttcatgtccatTTGACCTTCATCAACTCTGGTGTCAATCTGCTGGCAGAAGAACAATCAACCTCCCGTCGTTCTAAAGTCTTCAGAGACAAACCTAAACTAACACATCTCTACCAGAGTGCTGTGGACAAGGCCTTACAGAGTCCAAATGGACAACTTGACTTGttcctccgcttcctcctgGGTCTTTCGCTGCAGACCAATCAGACTGTCCTACGAGGTCTGctcacacagacaggaagtagctCAAAGACCAATTGGGAAACAGTCAAgtacatcaagaagaagatCAGTGAGAATCTGTCTCCAGAGAGAAGCAtcaatctgttccactgtctgaatgaactgaagGACCGTTCTATTGTGAATGAGATTCGATGGTACCTTAGATCAGGAAGTCTCTCCACAGataaactctctcctgctcagtggtcagctctggtcttcatcttactgtcatcagaGAAAGATCTGAACgtgtttgacctgaagaaatactctgcttcagaggaggctcttctgaggctgctgccagtggtcaaagCCTCCAACAAAGCTCTGTAG
- the LOC123978274 gene encoding stonustoxin subunit beta-like — protein MLLSRVDHGGEQWLKPGLRKYFCELTLDTNTAHTYLKLSDNNRKVTAATEKQPYPDHPERFDHWWQLLCRDGLTGRCYWEVEWRGGVYISVSYRGIRRRGDSKDCVFGWNDQSWSLRCSDGRYSVRHNNRETDLPLSSSSSSSNRVAVYVDCPAGTLSFYRVSSDTLIHLHTFNTTFTEPLYPGFGIWTCNSSVSLCSV, from the exons ATGCTGTTATCAAG GGTGGACCATGGTGGAGAGCAGTGGTTAAAACCTGGTCtgaggaagt atttCTGTGAACTCAcattggacacaaacacagcacacacatacctcaaactgtctgacaacaacaggaaggtGACAGCGGCGACAGAGAAGCAGCcatatcctgatcatccagaGAGATTTGACCACTGGTGGCAGCTGCTGTGTAGAGATGGTCTGACTggtcgctgttactgggaggtcgagtggagaggaggagtttatatatcagtgagttacagaggaatcagaaggagaggagacagtaAAGACTGTGTGTTTGGATGGAATGATCAGTCCTGGAGTTTGAGGTGCTCTGATGGTCGTTACTCTGTCCGACACAATAACAGAGAAACagacctccctctctcctcctcctcctcctcctctaacagagtagcagtgtatgtggactgtcctgctggcactctgtccttctacagagtctcctctgacacactgatccacctccacaccttcaacaccacattcactgaacctctttatcctggATTTGGGATCTGGACCTGTAactcctcagtgtctctgtgttctgtgtag